The sequence below is a genomic window from Molothrus ater isolate BHLD 08-10-18 breed brown headed cowbird unplaced genomic scaffold, BPBGC_Mater_1.1 matUn_MA740, whole genome shotgun sequence.
GAGGGGGTTCCCAAGGCCCCcagtgtggggagggggctctgagGGTCCCCAATGTGGGGAGGGGGTTCCCAAggcccccccagacccctccccattTCCCCTCGCAGGCGTTCGAGCTGGCCACGGGCGATTACCTGTTCGAGCCGCACTCGGGGGAGGAGTACAGCCGGGACGAGGGTGGGCGGGGCCACGGGGTGGGCGTGGTCTCTGAGTGGGTGTGGTCTTGACAATGGGTGTGGTATGAGGTAGGCGTGGTCTCGAGGCTGGGTGCGGCCTCGGGGATGGGCAGGGGTGTGGCACATGTGGGCGGGACCTCCCCAACAAGGCTCTAAAAAGGGGCGTGGTGTCTGAGAGCCAATAGGGAGCTAAAGGGGCGTGGCATGAGCCAAGGGGCGTGGCCATTGGAGATGGGGTTTCAAACACGGGGCGTGGCTCATAAGTGGGTGGAGCCACCATGATGTGGCAGCCAATGGACTGGGGGGTTGGCCAGGGGGGTGTGGCCAAGTGAACACCCCCATGTAGGGGTTGGGTGAGGAGAAGGGATTGAACCAGCGGGGTGGGCGTGGCTAAAAGGGGATTGAACCAGTGGGGTGGGCGTGGCTAAAAGGGGATTGAACCAGTGGGGTGGGCGTGGCTAAAGGGGGTGGGCGTGGCTAAAGGGGGCGTGTCCGACGTTCCCCGCAGACCACATCGCGCACGTGATCGAGCTGCTGGGGGAGATCCCGCGGCACGTGGCCCTGGGCGGGCGCTACTCACGAGAGTTCTTCAACCGGAGAGGTGAGGGCGGGGCCAGGGGGCGTGGCCAGGGAGGCCTGTGGCCGGGCAGGGCGCCTGGGGGCGGGGTTAAGTTCTGGGTGTGGCCATAAATGTGTGGTGGGGGTGGGACAAGGTGGGGTTATGCAAATGAAGGGGGGGAGGTTGTGTCATACCCATAGGGGGTGTGGTCATGGGAAAGGGGGTGGGGCTTGAGTTCAGCAAGGGCATGGGCTGGGGTGGGGTTTGTCATTTATAGCCCCACCCATGAGTGGAGGGGCGTGTCCTGACCACACCCATCATAATGGGTGGGGCCCCTGCAGAATTGGGGTGTGTCCTGACTACCCCCATCATAAAGGGCCTGGTCACATCCTGACCACACCCTTAATTGGGGTGGGGTCACCTCTGAATTGGGGGATGTCTTGACCACACCCATAATGGGCGGGGCCACCTCAACATTGGGGCATGTCCTGGCCACACCCATAAGAAGGGGTGGGGCCACCTCATCATTGGGGCGTGTCCTGATCACACCCATAATAAGGGGCGTGGTCACAGCCTTGGGGCATGTCCTGACCACACCCTTCACAAGGGGCGGTGCCAGGaccctcccttccccaccccctGCTGGGTTTGCATGCATTACCCACGGGTGGGCGTGTccccccgccggccccgcccctgACTCCGCCCCTTTCCAGGTGAGCTGCGGCACATCCGGCACCTGCGGCCGTGGGGGCTGCGGGCGGTGCTGCAGGAGAAATACGAGTGGCCGCGGGGGCCGGCGGCCGCCTTCGCGCGCTTCCTGCGGCCCATGCTGGCCTTCGAGCCCGCCCGGCGCGCCACGGCCcggcagtgcctgcagcacccctggctCCGCCCATagccccgcccccggccccgcccacCGCCTCAATAAACCACGGGTGTATTCATTGGGGTGTTCCATCAcggcccagcagtgcctgcagcacccctggctCCGCCCATAGCCCCGCCCACCGCCTCAATAAACCACGGGTGCGTTCATTGGGGTGTTCCATCACGGCCcggcagtgcctgcagcacccctggctCCGCCCATAGCCCCGCCCATAGCCCCGCCCACCACCTCAATAAACCACGGGGGTTCAGGGGGTACTGGGGTGTTTATTGGGGTCCTGTGGGGGGTTCGTGGTGGCCCTGAGGTGTTTATTGGGGTCCTGTGGGAGGTTTGGGGGGCTCCTGAGGTGTTTATTGGGGTTTTATGGGTGCTCCTTGTCCTGTGGGAGGTTTGGGGGTTCCCGAGGTGTTCATTGGGGTCTTTTGGGGGGGTTCGTGGTGGTCCTGAGGTGTTTATTGGGGTCTGTGAGGGAGTTTGGGGGCTCCTCGGGTGTTTATTGGGGTTTAATGGGTGCTCCTTGTGGTCCTGTGGGAGGCTTGGGGGTTCCTGGGGTGTTTATTGGGGTCTTTTGGGGGGGGTTCATGGTTGTCCTGGGGTGTTTATTGGGGTCCTGGGAGGGAGTTTGGGGGTTCCTGGGGTGTTTATTGGGGTCctctggggggtttgggggttccTGAGGTGTTCATTGGGGTCCTCTGGGGGTTCCTGGGCTGTTCTTTGGGGGGTCCCATGCTGCCCTTCGAGCCCCCCTGCAGGGCCCCGCCCCCAGACACGCCCACCGCCCCAATAAACCACAGCCGGCTCCTGGTGGTCCTGGGGTGTTTATTGGGGTCTTGTGGGGGGTTCTTGGTGGTCCtgtgggggatttggggggatcCTGGTGGTCCtgtgggggatttggggggctcctggtgctcctggggtgttttttggggttttatgggTGCTCCTGGTGGTCCtgtgaggggtttggggggctctTGGTGGTCCTGGGGTTTTTATTGGGGTCCTGTGGGGGGTTCCTGGTGGTCCTGGGGGTATTTATTGAGGTCctgtgggggttttggggtgctcctGGTGGTcctggggtgttttttggggttttatgggTGCTCCTGGTGGTCCTGGGGTGTTCATTGGGGTCCcgtgggggtttggggggctcgTGGTGGGACCCTGGAGTGCGCTGTGGTCCTTGGGGGGGGGTCCCAGAGAtgattttgggggtcccgggggggtccTGGAGGCGTTTTGGGTCTCGTGGGTGTTTggtgggggctcctgggggtgtcccagagcagagttGGGGTCCCTTGGGGGGGGCATCGTGGTCCTAAAGGTCCTGGGGGTGCTTTGGGGTCCCAGGTCTGTGGTCCTGGGGGGGTCTCGGGGATCTTTTGGGGTCCCAgaggtgtttttggggtcccaggggtgTCAGGGGGGTGGTCCTGGAGGTGCTATGGGATCCTGGGAatgttttgggggggtcccgggggtgttTTGGAATCCTGGAGGTGCtttggggtcctgggggtgTTCGGGGGCATCCCGGGAAtgttttgggggggtcctggagGTGCTTTTGGGGTCCCGGGAATGTTTTGTGGTCCTGGAGGTGCTTTGGGGTCCCGGGAATGTTTTTGGGGGGGTCCAGGGGGTGTCAGGTGTGTGAtcctggggggtcctgggggtgttCTGGGGGTGACTTGGGCGTGTTTTGGGGTCCcgggggtgtttggggtgtcAGGTGTGTGGTCCTGGGGGTGTTGTGTGGTCCTGGGGGTGTTcttgggggtgttttggggtcccaggcGTGTTTTGGGGTCCcgggggtgtttggggtgtcAGGTGTGTGGTCCTGGGGGTGTTGTGCAGTCCTAGGGGTGTTCTGGGGGTTcttgggggtgttttggggtctCAGGGGTGTTCCGGGGGTCCCGGGGTCCGTCCCCGCccgctgtccgtgtgtccggCTCAGCCCCGCGGCAGGTGCCCGATGATGCTCTGCACCGCCCCCGACGTCGTGCCCTGGCCCCCGATGTCCGGCGTGTGCGTCTGGGGGCGGGGCCACGTCACGGACACGCCCACAAAGGGGTGGGGCCACAGCCACCAGGCAGGCTCGTGGCCACGCCCACTTGATTGGGGCCGCACCCCTTGGGCAGGTGAGAGTGGGGGTTGTGGCCACGCCCCCAGGTTTAGGGCCACGCCCATCGGGCAGGTGAGGGCGGGGCTTACCCGGGGGTCGTCCAGCGAGGCCAGCACGGCCTTACGGATGGTGGAGGCGTGGTTGTGCAGCCTGGGGGCGGGGCAAACACGGGCCACGCCCACATCAGCGAGACACACCCAACCCTAGCGGTGAAGCCCCGCCCCCTCCTGGTGTACACAGAGGCTCCGCCCCTTCAGACTCCGCCCCCTCACCCAGCCCCTCCCATGGGATCCTCACCACCTGGGCCATGCCCCTTTCAAAGCCACACCCACCAGGGCAAGCCACACCCCTTTTAAAGCCCCACCCCTTTTGGGGACCCCCCCACCCCTTTTTAAGCCCCACCCCTTTCTAGGGACCCCCCCACCCCTTTTTAAGCCCCACCTCCTCCAAGTTGCTCCCAACCTCTCAGGTGTTCCCACCCCTtgcccaggtgagccccgcCCCCTCCAGGTGTTCCCACCCCCTCCCAGGTGAgccctgccccctccctggtTAGCCCCGCCCCCTGGCGCTAAGCCCCGCCCACTTGAGGTGGTCCAGCATCATGCAGGCCGCCAGCAGCGCCGCCGTGGGGTTGGCGATGTTGCGGTTGGCGATGCTCTTGCCCGTGTTCCGCGTGGCCTGGGGGGCGCCGCCGTGAGAGCCCCGCCCAGCGACCCCGGTGACCCCCCGGTGACCCCGgtgaccccagtgaccccagtgacctcccagtgaccccagagACTGCCCAGTGACTGCCCAGCGACCCCAGTGACCCCCCAGTGACCCTAGTGAccacccagtgctcccagtaaccAACCAGTGAcagcccagtgaccccagtgaccAACCAGTGACCGCCCAGCGACCCCGGTGACCTCCCAGTGACCTCAGTGAccccccagtgaccccagtgacctcccagtgaccccagtgacctcccagtgaccccagtgaccaaccagtgaccccagtgaccacccagtgaccccagtgaccTCCCAGTGACcaaccagtgctcccagtaaccAACCAGTGacagcccagtgctgcccccCAGTAACAGCTCTCTGAGACcccccccagtgctcccagtaaccAACCAGTCCCCCCCAGTAGCTGCCCAGTgcccccccaatgtcccccagtAACCTCCCAGTGGCCCCCAGTAAGAGCCCTCAGGGACCTTCAgttcctcccagtgctcccagtgccccccaaaggaccccaaaccccccatgtcccccccagACCCACGGTCATGAACACGGCGTAGTCGTGGCCATAATTGTGGCCcccaccagtgctcccagtcccacccagtgctcccagtgccccccaaagcccccccagacccccatttccccccccccagaCCCCCGTTTTCCCCCCCAGACCCC
It includes:
- the LOC118701146 gene encoding isocitrate dehydrogenase [NAD] subunit gamma, mitochondrial-like, producing the protein MVMPNLYGNIVNNVCAGLVGGPGLVPGANYGHDYAVFETATRNTGKSIANRNIANPTAALLAACMMLDHLKLHNHASTIRKAVLASLDDPRTHTPDIGGQGTTSGAVQSIIGHLPRG